The following proteins come from a genomic window of Miscanthus floridulus cultivar M001 chromosome 2, ASM1932011v1, whole genome shotgun sequence:
- the LOC136539656 gene encoding SPX domain-containing protein 5-like, translating to MKFGKRLKKQIEESLPEWRSHFLNYKELKRRVNAVSSFSSPPAAAAAPSSSRAAEADFLTLLDAEIDKFNAFFLEREEEFVIRQRELQERIHRAAAEGSASAPDTMARIQREVVDFHGEMVLLLNYSSVNYTGLAKILKKFDKRTGGVFGLRLPVIAGVLRQPFFTTDLISELVRDCEAMMEAVVFPFPPAAASRDHLLHECRHAVAVAEQSIFRNTVAALLTMQEVRSGSSTVGHFSLPPMQPLPESDWLVQSVSVSNTPTPTPSPSPSPLITTQ from the coding sequence ATGAAGTTCGGCAAGCGGCTCAAGAAGCAGATCGAGGAGAGCCTGCCGGAGTGGCGGAGCCACTTCCTCAACTACAAGGAGCTCAAGCGCCGCGTCAACGCcgtctcctccttctcctccccgccggcggcggcagcggcgccatCGTCATCCCGGGCCGCGGAGGCCGACTTCCTGACGCTCCTGGACGCCGAGATCGACAAGTTCAACGCCTTCTTCCTGGAGCGGGAGGAGGAGTTCGTCATCCGGCAGAGGGAGCTCCAGGAGCGCATCCACCGGGCGGCGGCCGAGGGATCGGCCTCCGCGCCCGATACCATGGCGCGCATCCAGcgcgaggtggtggacttccacGGCGAGATGGTGCTGCTGCTCAACTACAGCAGCGTCAACTACACGGGGCTCGCCAAGATCCTCAAGAAGTTCGACAAGCGCACGGGCGGCGTGTTTGGGCTCCGCCTCCCCGTCATCGCGGGCGTGCTGCGCCAGCCCTTCTTCACCACCGACCTCATCTCCGAGCTCGTCAGGGACTGCGAGGCCATGATGGAGGCCGTCGTCTTCCCCttcccgcccgccgccgccagcagGGACCACCTCCTCCACGAGTGCCGGCACGCGGTCGCCGTCGCCGAGCAGAGCATCTTCCGCAACACCGTCGCCGCGCTGCTCACCATGCAGGAGGTGCGCAGCGGGAGCTCCACCGTCGGACACTTCTCGCTGCCGCCCATGCAGCCGCTGCCGGAGTCAGACTGGCTCGTCCAGTCCGTGTCCGTCAGTaacacgccgacgccgacgccgtcgccgtcgccgtcgcccctCATCACCACGCAGTGA